The following are encoded in a window of Paenibacillus polymyxa genomic DNA:
- a CDS encoding ABC transporter substrate-binding protein, with amino-acid sequence MKNGARFKAVVAAALLGLLLLSGCTPKGGEQTIEIRLGEVARTVFYAPQYVALSQGMFAQEGLDVQLATIPGGDKAMTALLSNQADIALIGAETSIYVYQQGAEDPIINFAQLTQKDGTFLFARQTQDSFDWEKLKGQNFLGQRKGGMPQMSLEFTLRKHGIDSHKDLKLIQNIDFANVASAFGSGTGDYVQLFEPQASIFEKEGRGRVVASIGVESGELPYTVYMAKQSYLNTNSEAAQKFTNAVYRAQQWIATHSPEQIAEAITPYFKDTDLAVLTSSIKRYKEQSTYALNPMIEEKEWKNLQDVMTSAGELKSPVALDKLVNPSFAQQAISSSSTGNTEPPVKKSTTESTHAGVGAGGSS; translated from the coding sequence ATGAAAAACGGCGCTCGTTTCAAAGCTGTGGTGGCTGCGGCACTACTCGGATTACTGTTGCTCAGTGGGTGCACCCCCAAAGGAGGGGAGCAGACGATTGAGATCAGATTAGGCGAGGTAGCCCGTACGGTCTTTTATGCGCCGCAGTATGTAGCCTTGAGCCAGGGAATGTTTGCTCAGGAGGGACTGGATGTCCAGCTGGCAACGATTCCCGGGGGTGACAAGGCAATGACGGCGTTGTTGTCCAATCAGGCGGATATCGCGCTGATCGGCGCGGAAACATCTATTTATGTGTATCAGCAAGGAGCAGAGGACCCTATCATTAATTTTGCTCAGCTGACACAGAAGGACGGAACCTTTTTGTTTGCTCGGCAAACGCAGGATAGCTTTGACTGGGAAAAGCTGAAAGGGCAAAATTTTTTGGGACAACGCAAGGGCGGAATGCCACAAATGTCACTTGAATTTACGCTTCGCAAACACGGCATTGATTCTCACAAGGATCTGAAGCTGATTCAAAATATTGATTTTGCTAATGTTGCCTCTGCTTTCGGCTCCGGTACAGGGGATTATGTGCAGCTGTTTGAGCCGCAGGCATCTATTTTTGAAAAGGAAGGTCGTGGGCGGGTTGTTGCCTCTATCGGTGTGGAGAGCGGCGAGTTGCCGTATACGGTATATATGGCTAAGCAAAGCTACCTGAACACAAATAGCGAGGCTGCACAGAAATTTACAAATGCTGTATATCGGGCACAACAGTGGATTGCTACGCATTCACCTGAACAGATTGCCGAAGCAATCACGCCCTATTTTAAAGATACAGATTTAGCTGTTTTAACGAGTAGTATCAAGCGATATAAGGAACAGAGTACCTATGCTTTGAACCCGATGATTGAAGAAAAGGAATGGAAGAACTTACAGGATGTCATGACCTCGGCAGGGGAGCTTAAAAGTCCGGTTGCACTAGATAAGCTAGTGAACCCAAGCTTTGCACAACAAGCGATTTCGTCAAGCTCTACCGGGAATACTGAACCGCCTGTGAAAAAGAGCACAACTGAATCTACGCATGCAGGCGTCGGTGCCGGAGGTTCGTCATGA
- a CDS encoding carboxypeptidase M32, whose amino-acid sequence MTQQTLDQLTALKELAHKISSYGEAVGLLHWDLRTGAPRKGVDIRSETLGMLSTEMFKLMISDEMGQLLQFFAVEDKLKQLEDNDRRLVEECRKNYELNRSVPADRYRDYSILAAQAESKWEDAKEHSDFAGFEPYLSKIVDMKREFIGYWGVKDTEYDTLLDQYEPGMTVEKLDAVFDRLKKRLVPLLSKIQASSNQPDKSFLDGVFDVKQQEKFSLFILGQMGYDFDAGRLDESVHPFATGLNPGDVRITTHYLQDDVTSAIFSSLHEGGHALYEQNIAPELAGSLLSGGTSMGIHESQSRLWENKIGRSRAFWDRYYDDLQKHFPDRLAKVTAEQFYRAVNRVENSLIRIEADELTYNLHIIIRYEIEKMLFNEKLDVKRLPEVWNAKYKEYLGLVPPNDGLGVLQDVHWSGGDFGYFASYSLGNMYAAQILATLRKELPNLDELIAAGELEPIKQWLTERIYRYGKSRTPSELIVAITGEDLNPDYLADYLEEKYTSIYKL is encoded by the coding sequence ATGACGCAACAGACGTTGGATCAATTGACGGCTTTAAAGGAGCTTGCACACAAAATTAGTAGTTATGGCGAAGCAGTAGGTCTGCTGCACTGGGATTTACGGACTGGCGCTCCGCGCAAGGGCGTTGATATTCGGTCGGAGACGTTGGGTATGCTGTCCACTGAAATGTTCAAGCTGATGATCTCGGATGAAATGGGACAATTGCTGCAATTTTTTGCCGTAGAAGACAAGCTGAAGCAACTGGAGGACAATGATCGCAGATTGGTGGAGGAATGCCGTAAAAATTATGAACTGAATCGTTCGGTTCCGGCAGACCGATACCGCGATTATAGCATTCTTGCAGCACAGGCAGAGAGCAAGTGGGAGGACGCAAAGGAACATAGCGATTTTGCCGGATTTGAACCGTACTTGTCTAAAATCGTAGACATGAAGCGTGAGTTTATCGGCTACTGGGGTGTTAAGGATACAGAGTATGACACACTTTTGGATCAATATGAGCCGGGGATGACGGTTGAAAAGCTGGATGCTGTGTTTGATCGTCTCAAGAAGCGCCTTGTGCCCCTATTGTCTAAAATTCAGGCTTCATCGAACCAGCCGGATAAGAGCTTTTTAGATGGTGTGTTTGATGTGAAGCAGCAGGAGAAGTTCAGCCTATTCATTTTAGGACAAATGGGGTATGACTTTGACGCAGGTCGTTTGGATGAGAGTGTACATCCTTTCGCAACAGGATTAAATCCAGGTGATGTGCGTATAACAACTCATTATCTGCAAGATGATGTAACCAGTGCTATTTTCAGTTCGTTGCATGAAGGAGGTCATGCGCTGTACGAACAAAATATTGCTCCAGAGCTGGCAGGATCACTACTGTCTGGAGGAACCTCTATGGGGATTCATGAATCCCAGTCCCGCTTGTGGGAGAATAAAATCGGACGCAGTCGTGCTTTCTGGGATCGGTATTACGATGATTTGCAAAAGCATTTTCCTGATCGTTTGGCAAAGGTTACGGCAGAGCAATTCTACCGGGCAGTCAACCGTGTGGAAAATTCACTGATTCGTATTGAAGCGGATGAGCTAACATATAATTTACATATCATTATCCGTTATGAAATTGAAAAAATGCTGTTTAATGAAAAGCTGGATGTGAAGCGTCTCCCCGAGGTGTGGAATGCGAAATATAAGGAATACTTGGGACTTGTTCCACCGAATGACGGACTGGGCGTACTTCAAGACGTTCACTGGTCCGGCGGTGATTTTGGTTATTTTGCTTCCTACTCGCTTGGCAATATGTATGCAGCGCAAATTTTGGCGACATTACGCAAAGAGTTGCCAAATCTGGATGAATTAATTGCTGCTGGAGAGCTTGAGCCGATCAAGCAATGGCTGACCGAACGTATTTACCGTTACGGCAAGAGTCGGACGCCGTCCGAGTTGATTGTAGCCATTACAGGTGAGGATCTGAACCCGGATTATCTCGCCGACTATCTGGAAGAGAAATATACCTCCATATACAAGCTGTAA
- a CDS encoding beta-class carbonic anhydrase → MDHIKEILEYNRVFVENKEYEAYRTGKFPNKKMVIITCMDTRLTELLPKAMNLRNGDVKIIKNAGAIISQPFGSVMRSVLVALYELGADEVVVVGHYECGMAALNADHMVNEMLDRGISQEVLNTLENSGIKLNKWLKGFDNIEEGVRTTVKLIKNHPLLPPNAPVHGMVIHPDTGALTLVVDGNEQ, encoded by the coding sequence GTGGATCACATCAAAGAAATTTTAGAGTACAATCGTGTTTTCGTAGAAAACAAAGAATACGAGGCCTATAGAACGGGCAAGTTCCCCAATAAAAAAATGGTCATTATCACCTGTATGGATACACGGCTAACGGAATTACTCCCAAAAGCTATGAACCTGCGCAACGGTGATGTGAAAATCATCAAAAATGCGGGTGCGATTATTTCACAGCCCTTTGGAAGCGTAATGCGCAGTGTGCTAGTCGCCTTGTATGAGCTGGGAGCAGACGAAGTCGTCGTCGTAGGCCATTATGAATGCGGTATGGCTGCATTAAATGCAGACCACATGGTCAATGAAATGCTCGATCGCGGAATTTCTCAGGAAGTGCTGAACACATTGGAAAATTCAGGCATTAAGCTAAATAAATGGTTAAAAGGTTTTGATAACATTGAAGAAGGGGTAAGAACTACCGTGAAGCTTATTAAGAATCACCCGCTTCTCCCCCCTAATGCCCCCGTTCACGGCATGGTTA